Proteins from a single region of Sediminitomix flava:
- a CDS encoding erythromycin esterase family protein, protein MTDNKTIISLLLSLFTILPLAAQNTSQFEELVEIKSISPSDANYQDLQFLKKEIGETRVVALGEAQHDFGELYEAKTRVVQFLHEEMDFDLILFESGFYDLKKAHEAIQNGESAKLHLGNSIFPIWTLRKEFHPFINYVASHKDSLGVLGFDSQAIGDDYITDFEEDILRLIGDDSENVFYDWLEFVEVISEFNFPDDLVSHLYFQKINTQIKNRIQENAVATKAEKDFYIHLLDNLSLMAKDYYKNRTGDKTAETFQAEDNNVRDRLMAENTLFWLNRYPNKKVILWGATAHVANQVGDLDEEEFKTFKPMGYHLNESLGEENIFTIGFTGFTTDSTCASSPTSLEAKFTKEGKKAVYLSAKDFKPFNSHALSLFDPNFEGKWENVVDGLILIDTLTRATVSSIELTVDTPKDAGSEKVTASNVESVEVKSDTARYVIFNREDESLVKLKGKIRDKNSKEGIPYINIGIPNTLLGTSTNTKGEYVLQLPKGENRTIRISSIGYMPLELSVKQFKENPVIELEPSIRELTEITVTDKPLTAKAIMKQVIKNIPNNFIQTPFSQSKIIRFRGWVDSLTFKQREVLFNDYDLNGYQKAKVHAGGKKRSITVKQSRIADVPKGRDFTNLAFENDSRDFSWAWMFYDAVDAQKRNFLNKANLRKYDFELEEIIESEDGELQYLILFKTDAKSIRTTNLLGVKELRGSILINASDFGIERVEYLAFVDKAYRMWGNVLNRKELSDIVFYKKVVTTYKKVGNHYFLDHKLFQTNFDKHLPIHIFHEIIGLDVQVGEKDSVIINQRKVYPQEEYNPKDWEHLPSK, encoded by the coding sequence ATGACTGACAATAAAACAATAATTAGTCTACTACTTTCTCTTTTTACTATTCTTCCACTTGCTGCACAAAACACTAGTCAGTTTGAGGAATTAGTCGAAATTAAGTCTATTTCACCTTCAGATGCCAATTACCAAGACCTCCAATTTTTGAAAAAAGAAATTGGAGAAACTAGAGTTGTAGCTTTGGGAGAGGCTCAACACGATTTTGGAGAATTGTATGAAGCAAAAACGCGTGTCGTTCAATTTCTACATGAAGAAATGGATTTTGACCTTATCCTCTTTGAAAGTGGTTTTTATGATCTGAAGAAAGCGCATGAAGCAATACAAAATGGCGAAAGTGCCAAACTGCATTTAGGCAATTCTATATTTCCAATATGGACACTTAGAAAGGAGTTTCATCCCTTCATAAACTATGTAGCTTCACATAAGGATTCTTTGGGAGTTTTGGGTTTCGATTCGCAGGCTATCGGAGATGATTACATTACAGATTTTGAAGAAGATATTCTCCGATTGATAGGTGATGATAGTGAAAATGTATTTTATGATTGGCTTGAATTTGTGGAAGTGATCTCTGAATTCAATTTCCCTGATGATTTAGTATCACATCTCTATTTTCAGAAAATCAATACTCAGATAAAGAATCGAATCCAAGAAAACGCAGTTGCTACAAAGGCAGAAAAAGACTTTTATATTCATCTTCTAGATAATCTGAGTCTGATGGCAAAAGATTATTACAAGAATAGAACGGGAGATAAAACAGCAGAAACATTCCAAGCTGAAGATAATAATGTTCGAGATCGTTTGATGGCTGAAAATACTTTATTTTGGCTCAACAGATATCCTAACAAAAAAGTAATCTTATGGGGTGCAACAGCACATGTAGCAAATCAAGTTGGTGATTTAGATGAAGAAGAATTTAAAACGTTTAAACCAATGGGCTATCATTTGAATGAAAGCTTAGGCGAAGAAAATATTTTCACCATTGGATTTACGGGTTTTACGACAGATTCTACATGTGCTTCATCTCCTACTTCCTTAGAAGCAAAGTTTACAAAAGAAGGTAAGAAAGCTGTATATCTATCTGCCAAAGACTTTAAACCTTTTAACTCTCATGCCTTAAGTCTATTTGACCCTAATTTTGAAGGGAAGTGGGAAAATGTAGTAGATGGATTGATTCTGATTGATACGCTTACCAGAGCAACTGTATCTTCAATTGAGCTTACGGTTGATACGCCAAAAGATGCTGGAAGTGAAAAAGTAACCGCTTCAAATGTTGAAAGTGTAGAGGTGAAATCAGATACGGCTCGTTATGTGATTTTTAATCGAGAAGATGAGTCTTTAGTTAAGCTAAAAGGGAAAATTAGAGATAAAAATTCAAAAGAAGGAATTCCTTATATCAATATTGGAATCCCAAATACTTTGCTAGGAACTTCTACAAATACCAAAGGAGAATATGTGTTACAGCTACCTAAAGGTGAGAATAGAACAATCCGAATTTCTTCTATCGGTTATATGCCATTAGAGTTGAGCGTAAAGCAGTTTAAAGAAAATCCTGTAATTGAACTAGAACCAAGTATTCGTGAATTAACTGAAATTACGGTTACGGATAAGCCACTGACAGCAAAGGCAATCATGAAGCAAGTCATAAAGAATATTCCGAATAACTTTATTCAGACACCTTTTAGTCAAAGTAAAATTATACGATTTAGGGGATGGGTTGATAGCCTTACTTTTAAACAAAGAGAAGTTCTTTTTAATGATTATGATTTAAATGGTTATCAAAAAGCAAAAGTTCATGCTGGAGGGAAAAAAAGGTCTATAACTGTCAAACAATCACGAATAGCTGATGTACCAAAAGGGCGTGACTTTACTAATTTAGCATTTGAAAACGATTCTCGTGATTTTTCATGGGCGTGGATGTTCTATGATGCTGTTGATGCTCAGAAAAGAAATTTCTTGAATAAGGCTAATCTTCGAAAATATGATTTTGAGCTAGAAGAAATCATAGAATCTGAAGATGGAGAGTTACAATATCTTATATTATTCAAGACTGATGCTAAAAGTATACGAACTACAAACTTATTAGGCGTTAAAGAATTACGAGGTAGCATTTTGATAAATGCGTCTGATTTTGGGATTGAGCGTGTAGAATATTTAGCCTTTGTGGATAAGGCTTACCGTATGTGGGGAAATGTGTTAAATCGTAAAGAGCTGAGTGATATTGTTTTTTATAAGAAAGTAGTAACCACTTATAAGAAAGTAGGAAATCATTATTTTTTAGATCATAAACTATTTCAAACCAATTTCGATAAACATTTACCAATTCATATTTTTCATGAAATCATAGGTTTAGATGTTCAAGTTGGAGAAAAAGATAGTGTGATAATCAATCAACGTAAGGTTTATCCTCAAGAGGAATACAACCCAAAAGATTGGGAGCATTTGCCTTCAAAATAG
- a CDS encoding tetratricopeptide repeat protein produces the protein MKQLFTLTLALLMSLVQLSALGQTTNKELLNSKLDKGNWYGELVFPSGTTFQAHMEVLKSQKGAFDGIIHWPNYFNTKTKVEGIVENDSLKIKEIEVISGKVMSLDFYLIKSIEEGTIKAVALDDEGAEEATFTFRNEKLLSDKELKTFGKLVKSANEKYGSFTFSPVELSKADEILSQFNKVSEADSIYLKPLKFEGKVEVEGMTMDLLCYMKLPKMRIEMKIMGMSLIFGKDDSVSWNYNGMAKIAEIKPLDESEDNNMIADFDNSDINELLEDGFEIRRLSEGEFDGVSFYRFVLSKEKQAIAYYINKENYRVYRVEKENDITTTTGEVNEKGQFVMKEIKVVRIANTMTFLIDEFSLDQEIDDAIFSPTEETIALAEGNGIERMQKDSDYFNELGIDFYREGKFEEAAAEFTKAINLNSKNATYYSNRGTAHKKLGNWYKAISDFNQCLELDPKRNDVFGLLGEVKYNLKDYSSAIPDLQKSLEDSSVTRYNYYYLAMSHFRQDSTQQAYEVFSEIVKREDAIPVDYYNHGYVALSLEKNSEAITSLKQAVELAPTSLDYVNYLGIAYFRTEAYDKAAEFFKSAIELNEDDYVLKQNFTDALFMGKKYEDAVTYFRAYIDHPKKTAKMHNQFAISLENTQRYDEALVQYDSAISMNSTNAYYYDNRAGLHAGLGHLEKAIEDYTTSIKIYAKDPEIYYQRALLHKKNHDKYSACMDLKVAADMGHEKAKKESDDYCSLEN, from the coding sequence ATGAAACAGCTTTTTACACTTACTTTAGCACTTCTGATGTCGTTGGTACAACTAAGTGCTTTGGGGCAAACAACAAATAAAGAATTGCTAAACAGTAAGCTTGATAAGGGGAATTGGTATGGAGAATTAGTATTTCCTTCAGGTACAACTTTTCAAGCACATATGGAGGTACTAAAGTCTCAGAAAGGTGCTTTTGATGGTATAATCCATTGGCCTAATTATTTTAATACCAAAACAAAAGTAGAAGGAATTGTAGAAAATGATTCCTTGAAAATTAAAGAAATAGAAGTCATATCTGGTAAGGTAATGTCTCTTGATTTTTACTTGATTAAAAGTATTGAAGAAGGGACAATTAAGGCCGTAGCCTTAGATGATGAAGGAGCTGAAGAAGCAACTTTCACTTTTCGTAATGAAAAGCTTTTATCAGATAAGGAGTTAAAGACTTTTGGAAAATTGGTAAAGAGTGCCAACGAAAAGTACGGTAGTTTTACTTTCAGTCCAGTCGAATTAAGCAAAGCCGATGAAATCCTATCACAGTTTAACAAAGTAAGTGAAGCAGATAGTATTTACCTGAAACCTTTAAAATTTGAGGGTAAGGTTGAAGTAGAGGGAATGACGATGGATCTTCTGTGCTACATGAAACTACCAAAGATGAGAATAGAAATGAAAATCATGGGTATGAGTCTGATCTTTGGTAAAGATGATTCAGTTTCATGGAATTATAATGGGATGGCTAAGATTGCAGAGATAAAACCATTAGACGAGAGTGAGGACAACAATATGATTGCAGATTTTGATAATTCTGATATCAATGAATTATTGGAGGATGGATTTGAGATCAGGAGATTGTCAGAAGGTGAATTTGACGGAGTTTCTTTTTACCGATTTGTACTCTCAAAAGAAAAGCAAGCAATAGCATATTACATCAATAAGGAGAACTATCGAGTTTACCGTGTAGAAAAAGAGAATGATATCACGACCACTACTGGAGAGGTAAATGAGAAAGGGCAATTTGTGATGAAAGAGATAAAGGTTGTTAGAATTGCAAATACGATGACTTTTTTGATTGATGAATTTTCTTTAGATCAAGAGATTGATGATGCGATTTTCTCACCAACGGAAGAAACTATTGCTTTAGCTGAGGGAAATGGAATAGAGCGTATGCAGAAGGATTCTGATTACTTCAATGAACTTGGTATTGATTTTTATAGAGAAGGAAAATTTGAAGAAGCTGCAGCTGAATTTACGAAGGCGATCAACCTAAATAGTAAAAATGCTACTTATTACTCGAACCGTGGTACTGCTCACAAAAAGTTAGGGAATTGGTATAAAGCCATCTCAGATTTTAATCAGTGTTTGGAGCTTGATCCTAAAAGAAATGATGTTTTCGGACTTTTAGGAGAAGTCAAGTACAATTTGAAGGATTATAGCAGTGCCATTCCTGATCTTCAAAAATCACTAGAAGATTCAAGTGTGACAAGGTATAATTACTATTACTTAGCCATGTCTCATTTCAGACAAGACAGTACCCAACAAGCTTATGAGGTATTTTCAGAAATCGTGAAAAGAGAAGATGCTATCCCTGTAGATTATTACAATCATGGTTATGTAGCCTTGAGTTTAGAAAAGAATTCAGAAGCTATTACGTCTTTAAAACAAGCAGTGGAGCTAGCACCAACTAGTTTAGATTATGTGAATTATCTAGGGATTGCATATTTCAGAACAGAAGCATACGACAAAGCTGCTGAATTCTTTAAATCTGCTATCGAATTGAATGAGGATGATTATGTGCTGAAGCAAAACTTCACAGATGCCTTGTTCATGGGGAAAAAGTATGAAGATGCCGTAACCTACTTTAGAGCTTATATCGATCACCCTAAAAAGACTGCCAAAATGCATAATCAGTTTGCTATAAGTTTGGAGAATACACAGCGATACGATGAAGCTTTGGTTCAATATGATTCAGCAATATCTATGAACTCTACAAATGCCTATTATTATGATAATAGAGCCGGCTTACATGCTGGATTGGGACATTTAGAAAAGGCAATTGAGGATTATACGACATCCATTAAAATCTACGCAAAAGATCCAGAAATATATTATCAGAGAGCATTACTGCATAAGAAAAATCATGATAAATATTCTGCATGTATGGACTTAAAAGTTGCAGCAGATATGGGACATGAAAAAGCAAAAAAAGAGTCTGATGATTACTGTTCTTTAGAGAATTAA
- a CDS encoding PH domain-containing protein, whose product MFKKLASDVMGLSDIGKIIDPSDYDKVDSDDYVMHEDGEKIFFLIKSKSDEYCFTNTALIHLDGDSAMNSKRVLKRITYKSHTFSDVKLETAGNIDLDVEIKFRLGDESYSIDVDKKQIEKLKDLYKSLIKIASIQDENAKKLDMSDESLSVSINALKGAFGSNVSKSEFASLNEYVYDWKVAKHHEFHVDDFSEVFEKYILN is encoded by the coding sequence ATGTTTAAGAAATTGGCTTCTGATGTGATGGGACTTAGCGACATCGGAAAAATCATTGACCCTTCAGATTATGACAAAGTAGATTCTGATGATTATGTAATGCATGAAGATGGAGAAAAAATCTTCTTCTTAATCAAATCAAAATCAGATGAATATTGCTTTACAAATACAGCGCTTATTCACTTAGATGGAGATTCTGCAATGAATTCAAAAAGAGTCTTGAAGCGCATCACTTATAAGTCACATACTTTCAGTGATGTTAAGCTTGAGACTGCAGGAAACATCGACCTTGATGTTGAAATCAAATTTAGACTTGGCGATGAGTCATACAGTATTGATGTGGATAAAAAGCAAATTGAAAAGCTAAAAGACCTATACAAAAGCTTGATCAAGATTGCATCTATTCAAGATGAAAATGCGAAGAAGTTAGACATGTCTGATGAAAGTTTATCAGTTTCAATTAATGCATTAAAAGGAGCATTTGGTAGTAATGTTTCTAAGTCTGAATTCGCAAGCTTGAATGAGTATGTTTATGACTGGAAAGTTGCTAAACATCATGAGTTTCATGTAGATGATTTCTCAGAAGTATTTGAGAAGTACATTCTAAACTAA
- a CDS encoding two-component regulator propeller domain-containing protein, with the protein MKALFYHSLLTLLLLASNAYGQQGTVKFEHITSEDGLSSMSVYTISQDKYGFTWFGTEKGLNRFDGYTIKTFYHDAEDSLRSISGNDISCLYTDKDGDFWVGTFGRGINLYDPSTESFREVDGKVDSLALDDRHISGFLEDSHGNFWVTTYFGGIHLFDKEAETLIGFDSKEEGTGTNSSDIRGVVEDEEGNIWFASFNNGVSVYNPNTKSFSYIKHQKDDPYSLSTNALNCIYKDKKGTIWIGTNEGGFCKYLGDGKFKTFTYDEKNSNSLGQDQVLAIAEDRLGSLWLATFGGGVNYFDVEKETFKRYYNNVSDPSSLSANNQFSIYVDSNDLLWVGTYGGGVSVFDPHRYKFKTYTKTDKSLNAKKVDAVLLSGNNLYTGTYGGGVSIINQETGGVYSYTDHTDISITQNQVGAILKDTKGRLWIGTDRGGVNVWNEEDGKFDNYQPIDGDDTSLGDRTVASIAEDIYGNIWLASLAKGVSVFNEDTKLFKTLKMDNKGLLFDGIRSLYTDDNGLVWLGMQSNGIQVIDAKSLKVIKTFAGPEIPEATVRDPLYKTHFCDFYKDNDGILWAGTNTNGLLRYNIEKEVFEQVENDELKSVSIRSLNGDRQGNIWIGTSKGLYKYNTSIGEVVKRYDKSDGLPSDEFTYQGSSRGEDGQLAFGTIDGVILFYPDELIENKKVPPVYFMDFSIFNKSIKFGDETEILAQEITFTDTIRVDYEQSVISFDFLALNYSIPEKNKYEYQLKGFSDQWFDSETRSATFTNLNPGEYTLTVRASNNDGLWNEEGKQITLFVTPPYWMTWWFRTIVLLSFLGSGYGWYRHRLNKEIVQKHKLEEQVVERTAELVQKNEEVQQQAEELALQRDFLAEKNEQITQSIRYAETIQQAFLPSTGVMDDMLKAYFLVYKAKDLVSGDFYWAYQKDQYSFMVVADCTGHGVPGAFMSMIGTSLLNHIIKEKGVYDPAVILAELKIRLKVVLKQESGSNSDGMDVALCRFEYEEDRMNVVYAGSKSTLYYYTEHNLKKVKGDNIRIGGIWKRRNQSIFTNKTFTLNKGDVLFMSSDGLIDQNDGTKNRFGSKRLEELFMNCVALKDFSEGEALVNQTINGFQKDANQRDDITIFGMKV; encoded by the coding sequence ATGAAGGCTTTATTCTATCATTCGTTGTTGACTCTTTTATTACTTGCTTCAAATGCATATGGACAGCAGGGGACTGTCAAGTTTGAGCACATTACATCTGAGGATGGATTATCATCTATGTCTGTATATACAATTTCTCAAGACAAGTATGGCTTTACGTGGTTTGGTACAGAGAAAGGTTTAAACAGATTTGATGGTTATACAATCAAAACGTTTTATCATGATGCTGAAGATTCTTTGAGGTCGATCAGTGGAAATGATATTTCATGTCTTTACACAGATAAGGATGGAGACTTTTGGGTAGGAACATTTGGAAGAGGAATTAATTTATATGATCCAAGCACAGAATCATTCAGGGAAGTTGATGGAAAAGTAGATAGTCTTGCTTTAGATGATAGGCATATCAGTGGCTTTTTAGAGGATAGTCATGGTAATTTTTGGGTCACAACCTACTTTGGTGGTATTCACCTTTTTGATAAGGAAGCCGAAACTCTGATCGGGTTTGACTCAAAAGAAGAAGGGACAGGAACTAATTCTTCAGATATTCGAGGTGTAGTTGAAGATGAAGAGGGTAACATTTGGTTTGCTTCATTTAATAACGGAGTAAGTGTATATAACCCCAATACAAAATCCTTTTCATATATAAAACATCAGAAAGATGATCCTTATAGCCTTAGTACAAATGCTCTAAATTGTATTTATAAAGACAAAAAAGGAACAATTTGGATAGGAACGAATGAAGGTGGTTTTTGTAAGTACCTAGGTGATGGAAAGTTCAAGACATTTACTTATGATGAAAAAAACAGCAATTCCTTAGGGCAAGATCAAGTATTGGCAATAGCAGAAGATAGATTAGGGAGTCTTTGGTTAGCAACTTTTGGAGGTGGAGTAAATTATTTTGATGTAGAGAAAGAAACGTTTAAAAGGTACTATAACAATGTTTCAGACCCTTCGAGCTTGAGTGCAAATAATCAATTTAGTATTTATGTTGACTCCAATGACTTACTATGGGTTGGTACTTATGGCGGAGGAGTTAGTGTTTTTGACCCTCATAGATATAAGTTTAAGACGTATACGAAAACTGATAAAAGTCTTAATGCTAAAAAAGTAGATGCTGTTTTACTATCAGGTAACAATCTATACACAGGAACCTATGGTGGAGGTGTTTCCATAATTAATCAAGAAACAGGAGGAGTTTATTCTTATACAGATCATACCGATATTTCTATTACTCAAAACCAAGTTGGAGCTATTTTGAAAGATACTAAAGGTCGACTGTGGATAGGAACTGATAGAGGTGGAGTTAATGTATGGAATGAAGAAGATGGGAAGTTTGATAATTATCAGCCAATAGATGGGGATGATACATCTTTAGGTGACCGAACTGTAGCGAGTATAGCTGAAGATATTTATGGCAATATTTGGTTAGCCTCTTTGGCAAAAGGAGTATCCGTATTTAATGAGGACACAAAGTTGTTCAAGACCTTAAAAATGGATAATAAAGGGCTGCTTTTTGATGGAATTCGTAGTCTTTATACGGATGACAATGGTTTAGTTTGGCTAGGAATGCAGTCAAATGGTATTCAAGTGATTGATGCGAAGTCTTTGAAAGTGATTAAAACTTTTGCAGGTCCAGAAATACCTGAAGCAACAGTTAGAGACCCATTGTACAAAACTCATTTTTGCGATTTCTATAAAGATAATGATGGAATTCTTTGGGCAGGGACAAATACAAATGGCTTATTACGTTACAACATTGAGAAAGAAGTTTTCGAACAAGTTGAAAACGATGAGTTAAAATCAGTAAGTATTAGGTCTCTAAATGGCGATCGACAAGGCAATATTTGGATTGGTACTTCAAAAGGGCTGTATAAGTATAATACAAGTATTGGTGAAGTGGTGAAAAGGTATGACAAATCAGATGGTTTACCTAGTGATGAATTTACTTATCAAGGAAGTTCTAGGGGAGAAGATGGACAGCTTGCATTCGGAACAATAGATGGAGTCATTCTATTTTATCCCGACGAACTGATTGAAAATAAGAAAGTACCACCAGTATACTTTATGGATTTTTCCATTTTCAATAAATCGATCAAGTTTGGTGATGAAACTGAAATTTTAGCTCAAGAGATCACTTTTACAGATACAATCAGAGTTGACTATGAACAATCAGTGATCTCATTTGACTTTCTTGCACTCAATTACTCTATCCCCGAAAAGAACAAATATGAATATCAATTGAAAGGCTTCTCTGATCAATGGTTTGATAGTGAAACACGCTCGGCAACATTCACAAACCTAAACCCAGGAGAATATACACTGACTGTCAGAGCCTCTAATAACGATGGCTTGTGGAATGAAGAAGGAAAACAAATTACATTGTTTGTAACACCTCCTTATTGGATGACATGGTGGTTTAGAACGATTGTACTTCTTAGCTTTTTAGGTAGTGGGTATGGCTGGTATCGCCATCGACTGAATAAAGAAATTGTACAAAAGCACAAATTAGAAGAACAAGTAGTTGAGCGTACTGCCGAGTTAGTTCAGAAGAATGAAGAGGTACAACAACAAGCTGAAGAATTAGCTTTACAGAGAGATTTCTTAGCTGAAAAAAATGAGCAAATTACCCAAAGTATTCGTTACGCAGAGACAATTCAACAAGCCTTTCTTCCGAGTACAGGAGTAATGGACGATATGTTAAAAGCTTATTTCTTGGTTTACAAAGCTAAAGATCTTGTTTCTGGTGATTTTTATTGGGCATACCAAAAAGACCAATATAGTTTTATGGTTGTAGCAGATTGTACAGGACATGGTGTGCCTGGTGCATTTATGTCTATGATCGGTACAAGTTTACTTAATCATATCATTAAGGAAAAAGGTGTTTATGATCCCGCTGTAATTCTTGCAGAGTTAAAAATCAGATTGAAGGTAGTTTTAAAGCAAGAAAGTGGCTCAAATTCAGATGGAATGGATGTTGCTCTTTGCCGATTTGAATATGAGGAAGACCGAATGAATGTAGTGTATGCGGGTTCTAAATCAACGCTATATTATTATACAGAACATAACCTTAAAAAGGTAAAAGGAGACAATATCCGCATTGGTGGAATTTGGAAAAGGCGAAATCAAAGCATTTTCACAAACAAAACCTTTACACTAAATAAAGGAGATGTCTTATTTATGAGTTCTGATGGACTGATTGACCAAAATGATGGTACAAAGAATCGATTTGGTTCAAAGCGTTTAGAAGAACTGTTTATGAATTGTGTAGCATTAAAAGATTTTTCTGAAGGGGAAGCATTAGTAAATCAGACGATTAATGGTTTTCAAAAAGATGCGAATCAGCGTGATGATATCACCATTTTTGGAATGAAAGTATAG
- a CDS encoding glycoside hydrolase family 65 protein, translating to MKNYIKHDNWNIIEEGFHVENNRISESLFSLGNGRMGQRGNFEEKYSGDSMQGTYIAGVYYPDKTRVGWWKNGYPEYFAKVLNAPSWIGINVEIEGEELDLNTAEVIDFKRVLNMKDGFLYRTFTARLASGKEVKVEATRFCSIVDDEAGVIKYAITPLNFSGNIKFTPTVDADVVNEDSNYDEKFWTEAAKGNETGFAYVTAEVRKTLFQVTTAMDYAITVAGAEQALNPTLAEAEKFVSQTVEVSAKEGEEVVFTKYAAVVSSLNHDKAALVDAAKAELAKIKAKGFDAMLAEQAEAWASKWELSDIKIEGDVAAQQGIRFNIFQLNQTYTGEDARLNIGPKGFTGEKYGGVTYWDTEAYCVPFYLCTADPKVARNLLVYRHNHLERAIENAGKLGFDNGAALYPMVTINGEECHNEWEITFEEIHRNGSMSYAIYNYIRHTQDYAYLAEYGFDVLLGVARFWAQRVHFSEHKNQYVMHGVTGPNEFDNNVDNNWYTNYIASWSMRYAQEAVDYVKANHADRYAELVAKNNFNEAEETAKWKDIVDNMYYPYDEKRDIFLQADNFLDKEQILVKDLDPKHLPLVHNWSWDRILRSNFIKQADVLQGLYFFEHEFDVPTLKRNYDFYEPRTVHESSLSPCVHSIIAARIGDMERAYEFYLRTSRLDLDNYNEDSQDGCHTTSMAGTWMSVIEGFGGKRVIDEQLSLEPQIPSEWEAYTFKIVWRGATMDIRVDHENVTIKNNTDVAAEMLVYGAKQELAGNGELVIPVKK from the coding sequence ATGAAAAACTACATCAAGCACGACAACTGGAATATCATCGAAGAAGGATTCCATGTAGAAAACAATCGTATTTCTGAAAGCTTGTTCTCATTGGGTAATGGTCGTATGGGACAGAGAGGTAACTTCGAAGAGAAGTACTCTGGAGACAGCATGCAAGGTACTTACATTGCAGGTGTTTACTACCCAGACAAAACTAGAGTAGGATGGTGGAAAAATGGATACCCTGAGTATTTCGCGAAGGTATTGAATGCACCAAGTTGGATCGGTATCAATGTAGAAATTGAAGGTGAAGAGCTTGACTTGAACACTGCTGAAGTAATTGACTTCAAGAGAGTGTTAAACATGAAGGATGGTTTCCTTTACAGAACGTTTACGGCTCGTTTAGCATCAGGTAAAGAAGTTAAAGTTGAAGCAACTCGTTTCTGTTCTATCGTAGATGATGAAGCTGGTGTGATCAAATATGCAATCACTCCATTGAACTTCAGCGGAAACATCAAATTTACTCCTACAGTAGACGCTGACGTAGTAAACGAAGACTCAAACTACGACGAAAAATTCTGGACTGAAGCAGCAAAAGGTAACGAAACAGGTTTCGCTTATGTAACTGCTGAAGTACGTAAGACTTTGTTCCAAGTAACTACTGCAATGGATTATGCAATCACTGTAGCAGGAGCGGAGCAAGCATTAAACCCAACATTGGCAGAAGCAGAGAAATTTGTTTCTCAAACTGTAGAGGTTTCAGCTAAAGAAGGTGAAGAAGTAGTATTCACAAAATATGCAGCTGTTGTATCATCTTTGAACCATGATAAAGCAGCACTAGTTGATGCAGCAAAAGCTGAATTGGCTAAAATTAAAGCTAAAGGTTTCGATGCAATGTTGGCTGAGCAAGCTGAGGCTTGGGCTAGCAAATGGGAGCTTTCAGATATCAAAATTGAGGGCGATGTTGCTGCTCAACAAGGTATCCGTTTCAACATCTTCCAATTGAACCAAACTTACACTGGTGAGGATGCTCGTTTGAACATCGGTCCTAAAGGATTTACTGGTGAAAAATACGGTGGGGTAACTTACTGGGATACTGAGGCATACTGTGTGCCATTCTACTTGTGTACAGCAGACCCTAAAGTAGCTCGTAACCTACTTGTATACCGTCACAACCACTTGGAAAGAGCAATCGAGAATGCTGGTAAATTAGGATTCGACAACGGTGCAGCACTTTACCCAATGGTAACAATCAACGGTGAAGAATGTCACAATGAGTGGGAGATCACTTTCGAAGAGATTCACCGTAACGGTTCTATGTCTTATGCTATCTATAACTACATCAGACATACACAAGACTATGCTTACCTTGCTGAGTACGGTTTTGATGTACTATTGGGTGTAGCTAGATTCTGGGCACAACGTGTTCACTTCTCAGAGCACAAGAACCAATACGTAATGCACGGTGTAACTGGACCAAACGAGTTTGATAACAACGTTGATAACAACTGGTACACGAACTACATCGCATCTTGGTCTATGCGTTACGCACAAGAGGCAGTAGATTACGTAAAAGCAAATCACGCTGATCGTTATGCTGAGTTGGTAGCGAAAAACAACTTCAACGAAGCTGAAGAAACTGCTAAGTGGAAAGACATCGTAGACAACATGTACTATCCATACGATGAGAAGAGAGACATCTTCTTGCAAGCAGATAACTTCCTAGATAAAGAGCAAATCTTGGTGAAAGACCTAGATCCTAAACACCTTCCATTGGTACACAACTGGTCATGGGATAGAATCTTGCGTTCTAACTTCATCAAGCAAGCTGATGTTCTTCAAGGATTGTACTTCTTCGAGCATGAGTTCGACGTTCCTACATTGAAGCGTAACTACGACTTCTATGAGCCAAGAACAGTACATGAGTCGTCATTGTCTCCATGTGTTCACTCTATCATCGCTGCAAGAATCGGTGATATGGAGCGTGCTTATGAGTTCTACCTAAGAACTTCTCGTCTTGACCTTGATAACTACAACGAGGATTCACAAGACGGATGTCACACAACTTCAATGGCGGGTACTTGGATGTCAGTAATCGAAGGATTCGGTGGTAAGCGTGTGATTGATGAGCAATTGAGCCTTGAGCCTCAAATTCCTTCTGAGTGGGAAGCTTATACATTCAAGATTGTTTGGAGAGGAGCTACAATGGATATCCGTGTAGATCACGAAAACGTAACAATCAAGAACAATACTGATGTTGCTGCTGAAATGCTTGTTTACGGTGCTAAGCAAGAATTGGCAGGTAACGGAGAGTTGGTTATCCCTGTGAAAAAGTAA